The proteins below come from a single Brevundimonas sp. LM2 genomic window:
- the kdpB gene encoding potassium-transporting ATPase subunit KdpB, producing the protein MTFANPDLSGEPSRAAPLAGGLSGPLLGRALGDAFVKLDPRRLLRNPVIFTTWIVALLATVSAVAAVVAGEAAGFALQLALWLWATVLFANIAESVAEGRGKAAADSLRATRVTTKAKLIVDPATGLTVPTPAGELQVGQVVLVEAGDVIPSDGEIVEGIASVNEAAITGESAPVIRESGGDRSAVTGGTTVVSDWIKVRITAAPGSTFLDRMIAMVEGADRRKTPNELALSVLLAGLTLVFLIAVVTLLGLGAYSGIALDPIVLGALFITLIPTTIGGLLSAVGIAGMDRLLKVNVLATSGRAVEAAGDVDTLLLDKTGTITFGNRMATEVIPVPGVRPEAALRAAVMASLADETPEGRSIVELGRNAGLSVDLPEGATAIPFSATTRQSGVDAPSDGSGVKSWRKGAVDAVLKSLHRTDDQTPAEFRQAVDRIARSGGTPLAVVEDGLLVGIIHLKDVIKPGIKARFADLRRMGLRTVMITGDNPVTAAAIASEAGVDDYLAEATPEDKMRLIKAEQAKGRLVAMCGDGANDAPALAQADVGVAMQTGAQAAREAGNMVDLDSDPTKVIEIVEVGKQLLITRGALTTFSIANDVAKYFAIIPAMFVVALPALGALNVMDLGSPESAILSAVIFNALVIVALIPLALRGVKYRAVGAGALLGRNLLIYGLGGLIAPFVGIKLIDLVISGLGLA; encoded by the coding sequence ATGACTTTCGCAAACCCCGACCTGTCGGGCGAGCCTTCCCGCGCCGCGCCTCTGGCGGGGGGCCTGTCCGGTCCCCTGCTGGGCCGGGCGCTCGGCGACGCCTTCGTCAAGCTGGACCCACGCCGCCTGCTGCGGAACCCGGTGATCTTCACCACCTGGATCGTGGCCCTGCTGGCGACGGTCTCGGCCGTCGCCGCCGTCGTGGCGGGGGAGGCGGCCGGCTTCGCCCTCCAGCTGGCCCTGTGGCTGTGGGCCACCGTCCTGTTCGCCAACATCGCCGAAAGCGTCGCCGAAGGGCGCGGCAAGGCGGCGGCGGACTCCCTGCGCGCCACCCGCGTCACCACCAAGGCCAAGCTGATCGTCGATCCGGCCACCGGCCTGACGGTCCCGACGCCCGCCGGAGAGCTGCAGGTGGGCCAGGTCGTGCTGGTCGAGGCCGGGGACGTCATCCCCTCCGACGGCGAGATCGTCGAGGGGATCGCCTCGGTCAACGAGGCCGCCATCACCGGCGAAAGCGCGCCCGTGATCCGTGAGAGCGGCGGCGATCGTTCGGCCGTCACCGGCGGCACCACGGTGGTGTCCGACTGGATCAAGGTGCGGATCACCGCCGCCCCCGGCTCGACCTTCCTCGACCGCATGATCGCCATGGTCGAGGGCGCGGACCGCCGGAAGACGCCGAACGAGCTGGCCCTGTCGGTGCTTCTGGCCGGCCTGACCCTGGTGTTCCTGATCGCCGTGGTCACCCTGCTGGGGCTCGGCGCCTATTCGGGCATCGCCCTGGACCCGATCGTCCTGGGGGCCCTGTTCATCACCCTGATCCCGACCACGATCGGGGGTCTGCTGTCCGCCGTCGGCATCGCCGGCATGGACCGGTTGCTGAAGGTCAATGTTCTGGCCACCTCGGGCCGCGCGGTGGAGGCGGCCGGCGACGTCGACACCCTGCTGCTCGACAAGACCGGCACCATCACCTTCGGCAACCGCATGGCGACGGAAGTCATCCCCGTCCCCGGCGTCCGGCCCGAGGCCGCCCTGCGCGCCGCCGTCATGGCCTCCCTGGCCGACGAGACGCCGGAGGGCCGGTCGATCGTCGAACTGGGCCGCAACGCCGGCCTGTCCGTCGACCTGCCCGAGGGGGCCACCGCCATCCCCTTCTCGGCCACCACACGCCAGTCGGGCGTGGACGCCCCCTCTGACGGCTCTGGCGTCAAGTCCTGGCGCAAGGGGGCGGTCGACGCGGTGCTGAAGTCGCTGCACCGGACCGACGACCAGACGCCGGCCGAGTTCCGCCAGGCCGTCGACCGCATCGCCCGCTCGGGCGGCACGCCGCTGGCGGTGGTCGAGGACGGTCTGCTGGTCGGCATCATCCACCTGAAGGACGTGATCAAGCCCGGCATCAAGGCCCGCTTCGCCGACCTGCGCCGCATGGGCCTGCGCACCGTGATGATCACCGGCGACAACCCGGTGACCGCTGCCGCCATCGCCTCGGAGGCCGGGGTCGACGACTACCTCGCCGAGGCGACGCCCGAGGACAAGATGCGGCTGATCAAGGCCGAACAGGCCAAGGGGCGGCTGGTCGCCATGTGCGGCGACGGGGCCAACGATGCGCCCGCCCTTGCGCAAGCGGACGTCGGCGTGGCCATGCAGACCGGGGCCCAGGCCGCCCGCGAGGCCGGCAACATGGTCGATCTGGACTCAGACCCGACCAAGGTCATCGAGATCGTCGAGGTCGGCAAACAGCTGCTGATCACCCGCGGGGCCCTGACCACCTTCTCGATCGCCAACGACGTGGCCAAGTATTTCGCCATCATCCCGGCGATGTTCGTAGTCGCCCTGCCGGCGCTGGGGGCCCTGAACGTCATGGATCTGGGCAGTCCGGAAAGCGCGATCCTGTCGGCGGTGATCTTCAACGCCCTGGTGATCGTGGCCCTGATCCCCCTGGCCCTGCGCGGCGTCAAATACCGCGCCGTCGGGGCCGGGGCGCTGCTGGGCCGCAACCTGCTGATCTACGGCCTCGGCGGCCTGATCGCCCCCTTCGTCGGCATCAAGCTGATCGATCTCGTCATCTCCGGCCTCGGTCTGGCCTGA
- the kdpA gene encoding potassium-transporting ATPase subunit KdpA, translated as MNLQGWAEIALTLGLAALIGWPLGIYMSRVWNGERTWLDPVLKPVEGLFYRAAGVNPTHSQGWLGYAGALLAFNGAGFIALYALLRLQGGLPLNPQGFEGLSPHLAFNTAVSFVTNTNWQSYGGETTLSTLTQMVGLTTQNFLSAATGAAIAAALARAFVASRGEGVGNFWADMTRTTLWVLLPLSIVLALVLVGLGVTQTLAASAGATGLEGGSQTLSLFPTASQLAIKQLGINGGGVFNVNSAHPFENPTPLTNLITAISINVLGWAAFFAFGRSVLAKKDVRALILAAVVLLGLSAAAMYAIETQPAPSLVAAGVDASANMEGKEVRFGVPASVAWAVQTTGASNGSVNSMHASYLPLGGALQMYLMQLGEILPGGIGSGIAIMVVMAVLSVFVAGLMVGRTPEYLGKKIEAREIQYAMIAVLVLPLAVLGFTAVAAVLPTALEGLLNDGPHGLSEMLYAYTSAAGNNGSAFAGLTANAPWWNTTLGLAMLMGRFVPAIAVLAIAGSLVVKPKLAPSPGTLPTHGPLFIGLLIGVILILGGLQFFPALALGPLVEHFQMLAVVAGL; from the coding sequence ATGAACCTTCAAGGATGGGCGGAAATCGCCCTGACCCTCGGCCTGGCCGCCCTGATCGGCTGGCCGCTGGGAATCTATATGTCGCGCGTCTGGAACGGCGAGCGGACCTGGCTCGACCCGGTGCTGAAGCCGGTGGAGGGCCTGTTCTACCGGGCCGCCGGGGTCAACCCGACGCACAGCCAGGGCTGGCTCGGCTATGCCGGGGCCCTGCTGGCCTTCAACGGCGCGGGCTTCATCGCCCTCTACGCCCTGCTGCGCCTGCAGGGCGGACTGCCGCTGAACCCTCAAGGCTTCGAGGGTCTGTCGCCGCATCTGGCCTTCAACACCGCCGTCAGCTTCGTCACCAACACCAACTGGCAGAGCTACGGCGGCGAGACCACCCTGTCGACGCTGACCCAGATGGTCGGGCTGACGACGCAGAATTTCCTGTCGGCCGCCACCGGGGCCGCCATCGCCGCCGCCCTGGCCCGGGCCTTCGTCGCCAGCCGCGGCGAGGGGGTCGGCAATTTCTGGGCCGACATGACCCGCACGACGCTTTGGGTCCTGCTGCCCCTGTCCATCGTCCTGGCCCTGGTGCTGGTCGGTCTGGGCGTGACCCAGACCCTGGCCGCCTCGGCCGGCGCGACGGGGCTGGAGGGCGGGTCCCAGACCCTGTCCCTGTTCCCGACCGCCAGCCAACTGGCCATCAAACAGCTGGGCATCAACGGCGGCGGCGTCTTCAACGTCAACTCGGCGCACCCGTTCGAGAACCCGACGCCCCTGACCAACCTGATCACGGCGATCTCGATCAACGTGCTCGGCTGGGCCGCCTTCTTCGCCTTCGGCCGCAGCGTCCTGGCAAAGAAAGACGTGCGCGCCCTGATCCTCGCCGCCGTCGTGCTGCTCGGCCTGTCGGCGGCGGCCATGTATGCCATCGAGACCCAGCCCGCGCCGTCCCTCGTCGCGGCGGGCGTCGACGCCTCCGCCAATATGGAGGGCAAGGAGGTCCGCTTCGGCGTGCCGGCCTCGGTCGCCTGGGCGGTGCAGACCACCGGAGCCTCCAACGGCTCGGTCAACTCGATGCACGCCAGCTACCTGCCGCTGGGCGGGGCGCTGCAGATGTACCTGATGCAGCTGGGCGAGATCCTGCCGGGCGGGATCGGCTCGGGCATCGCCATCATGGTCGTCATGGCCGTGCTGTCGGTGTTCGTCGCCGGCCTGATGGTCGGGCGCACCCCCGAGTATCTGGGCAAGAAGATCGAGGCGCGCGAGATCCAGTACGCCATGATCGCGGTCCTGGTGCTGCCCCTGGCCGTGCTCGGCTTCACCGCCGTCGCGGCGGTCCTGCCCACGGCGCTGGAAGGGCTCCTCAACGACGGCCCCCACGGCCTGTCCGAGATGCTCTACGCCTATACCTCGGCGGCCGGGAACAACGGCTCGGCCTTCGCCGGCCTGACCGCCAACGCGCCGTGGTGGAACACGACCCTGGGCCTCGCCATGCTGATGGGCCGGTTCGTTCCCGCCATCGCGGTGCTGGCCATCGCCGGCAGCCTGGTCGTCAAGCCGAAACTGGCCCCCAGCCCCGGCACCCTGCCGACCCACGGGCCGCTGTTCATCGGCCTGCTGATCGGCGTCATCCTCATCCTCGGCGGGTTGCAGTTCTTCCCCGCCCTCGCCCTTGGTCCCCTCGTCGAGCATTTCCAGATGCTCGCCGTCGTGGCCGGGCTCTGA
- a CDS encoding potassium-transporting ATPase subunit F, with protein sequence MLVAILWGAGAVVVAVYMVAALLRPERF encoded by the coding sequence ATGCTGGTTGCCATACTCTGGGGGGCCGGCGCGGTCGTCGTCGCCGTCTACATGGTCGCGGCGCTGCTGCGCCCCGAGCGGTTCTAG
- a CDS encoding site-specific integrase produces the protein MSKVKLTDRYVATITAEPGKRLEVFDQHLMGAGLMLRVTDTGRKVWMVRYRTDDGQQRRLNLGMYPDIGLGEARGRAAEARKKAVDGDDPAGERRQRRAEARSNPLKTFTDLADSYFAASEVGEWKPRKTKKRASTLAGEKWLWERHIKPELGDLPIDDVTPAAIKKILRSLVATGRESTSNKVRAQIRQMFNYAIEQERVTVNPVAKTTALGDEVPRQRVLNDDEIRALWTALSDRSGLVRKNKPAAESRVFIGEPVSIAMKLLLVTLVRRAEMSGAARTELDLENGIWLIPGARTKSRRPHLVPLSSTAVSLFRRAILIADAKHIDPSPYVFPSPRDRRQPITPAALTHALRHVREALDLGRLTPHDLRRTGATNMASERLGVSPFLIGKVLSHSTETGGAAVVTLTTYALYDYVKEKRAALDAWEALLNTILWGKPGDKVAGYFPDVVPPAMSEELRRRVADDPAFRQALINELLGLPTTATTRQARVTKLRDQ, from the coding sequence ATGAGCAAGGTCAAACTCACCGATCGGTATGTCGCGACGATCACCGCTGAGCCTGGAAAGCGGCTCGAGGTATTCGATCAGCACCTGATGGGCGCGGGGCTGATGCTGCGGGTGACCGACACCGGCCGCAAGGTGTGGATGGTCCGGTACAGGACCGACGACGGACAGCAGCGACGTCTGAACCTCGGCATGTACCCGGACATTGGTCTGGGGGAGGCGAGAGGTCGGGCTGCAGAGGCGCGCAAGAAGGCCGTCGATGGCGACGATCCGGCCGGAGAACGGCGACAGCGGCGGGCCGAAGCCCGTTCGAACCCTCTAAAGACCTTCACCGATCTCGCCGACAGCTATTTCGCGGCGAGTGAGGTCGGTGAGTGGAAGCCGCGAAAGACGAAGAAGCGCGCGTCCACCCTGGCCGGTGAGAAGTGGCTCTGGGAGCGACACATCAAGCCTGAGCTCGGCGATCTACCCATCGACGACGTGACCCCGGCCGCCATCAAGAAAATCCTGCGCTCGCTGGTGGCGACAGGGCGCGAGTCAACGTCCAACAAGGTCCGGGCTCAGATCCGGCAGATGTTCAACTATGCGATCGAGCAAGAACGGGTCACCGTCAATCCGGTCGCCAAGACGACCGCCCTGGGCGACGAGGTGCCCCGGCAGAGGGTGCTGAACGACGACGAGATCCGGGCGCTCTGGACCGCTTTGAGCGATCGAAGCGGACTGGTGCGTAAGAACAAGCCTGCGGCCGAAAGCAGGGTCTTCATCGGCGAGCCCGTCAGCATTGCCATGAAGCTGCTCCTGGTCACTCTGGTCCGTCGCGCCGAGATGTCGGGCGCGGCGCGCACCGAGCTCGACCTCGAGAACGGTATCTGGCTCATCCCGGGTGCCCGCACCAAGAGCAGGCGGCCCCATCTGGTCCCGCTCAGCTCGACCGCCGTTTCGCTGTTCAGGCGTGCGATCCTGATCGCAGACGCCAAGCACATTGATCCCTCGCCATATGTCTTCCCTTCGCCGCGCGACCGCAGGCAGCCGATCACGCCGGCCGCTCTCACCCACGCCTTGCGACATGTGCGCGAAGCTCTGGATCTGGGGCGGCTGACGCCGCATGATCTCCGCAGAACGGGCGCGACGAACATGGCCAGCGAACGGCTGGGAGTCTCACCCTTCCTCATCGGCAAGGTGCTCAGCCATTCGACGGAAACGGGCGGGGCAGCGGTCGTCACCCTGACTACCTATGCCCTGTACGACTACGTGAAGGAGAAGCGAGCCGCGCTCGACGCCTGGGAGGCGCTGCTGAATACCATCCTGTGGGGGAAGCCCGGGGACAAGGTCGCGGGGTATTTTCCGGACGTGGTGCCGCCGGCGATGAGCGAGGAGCTCCGCCGGCGCGTCGCCGATGACCCGGCCTTCCGACAAGCGCTGATCAATGAGCTTCTGGGCCTGCCGACGACCGCGACGACGAGGCAGGCGCGAGTGACGAAGCTCCGCGATCAGTGA
- a CDS encoding DUF1353 domain-containing protein translates to MPDQATTDPSRAAVFSSTLSGAAPQPGGLAIRDGRSLWALQRAIFYCSGCGRDEEIIVPAKLVKDPTSIPRLVWSFNQRPSPRVNAAIEHDSLYDTEGDGQVERNGRGRRLSNSDSAHCRRNADGVSDTLVHASRRSSP, encoded by the coding sequence GTGCCAGACCAAGCCACAACTGATCCGAGCCGCGCCGCCGTTTTCAGCTCAACTTTATCTGGTGCTGCTCCACAACCGGGCGGCCTGGCAATCCGGGACGGCCGCTCGCTGTGGGCACTGCAGCGCGCAATATTCTATTGCAGCGGCTGCGGACGCGACGAGGAGATCATCGTGCCGGCCAAGCTGGTCAAAGACCCAACCTCCATACCGCGTCTGGTCTGGTCCTTCAATCAACGCCCTAGTCCGCGGGTGAATGCCGCGATCGAACACGATTCCCTTTACGATACCGAGGGTGACGGGCAAGTGGAGCGAAACGGTCGGGGTCGACGACTTTCGAACTCAGATTCCGCACACTGCCGGCGAAACGCCGATGGAGTATCTGACACGCTGGTGCATGCTTCTCGCAGGTCATCGCCTTGA